Proteins encoded by one window of Blautia faecicola:
- a CDS encoding N-acetylmuramoyl-L-alanine amidase family protein codes for MKKPSGNRVNLAIMIIVIVVLALGLAAILGYGKARKQMEQMQQAQQEAKEVSVTPTQTVTPEPTEDPSDPVVQKKNLIAAIEKAVEDNNVKTMTADLRYAAEDGQIGTYEKEDVAAVLLHLKKNQDDYQAFVEKLQDESVTVGEEDGVPYLLLTDSNLRKMTGTEEPVETVEAEIVTPTPTPEGNGKKVAIDAGHQAHGNSEQEPIGPGASQTKAKVASGTTGRTTGVTEYQLNLDVSLKLRDELEARGYEVYMIRETNDVDISNAERAQLAAESGADILVRIHANGSDNTSVAGALTMAPSTANPYLSQELIAECQKLSQCIITTFCASTGANNQGVYQTDEMSGLNWCSIPATIVEMGYMTNPDEDTRMQTAEYQQQMVTGIADGIDQYFAS; via the coding sequence ATGAAGAAACCTTCAGGAAACAGAGTGAATCTGGCGATCATGATCATCGTGATCGTCGTGCTCGCTCTGGGTCTTGCAGCCATCCTGGGATATGGAAAAGCCAGAAAGCAGATGGAACAGATGCAGCAGGCACAACAGGAGGCAAAAGAAGTTTCGGTAACGCCGACACAGACGGTGACACCGGAACCGACGGAAGATCCTTCGGATCCTGTCGTACAGAAAAAGAATCTGATCGCTGCGATTGAAAAGGCAGTGGAAGATAACAATGTAAAAACGATGACAGCAGATCTCCGGTATGCGGCAGAGGATGGACAGATCGGAACGTATGAGAAAGAAGATGTGGCAGCGGTTCTTCTGCACCTGAAAAAGAATCAGGATGATTATCAGGCGTTTGTGGAAAAACTGCAGGATGAAAGTGTCACTGTGGGAGAAGAAGACGGAGTGCCGTATCTTCTTCTGACAGATTCCAACCTCAGAAAGATGACAGGGACGGAAGAACCTGTCGAAACGGTAGAGGCGGAGATCGTGACACCTACGCCGACGCCGGAAGGCAATGGAAAGAAAGTTGCGATTGATGCCGGTCATCAGGCACATGGAAACAGTGAACAGGAGCCAATCGGACCGGGAGCATCCCAAACGAAAGCAAAAGTGGCATCCGGAACAACCGGAAGAACCACAGGAGTGACAGAATATCAGCTGAATCTGGATGTATCACTGAAACTTCGCGATGAACTGGAAGCAAGAGGATATGAAGTCTATATGATTCGTGAGACGAATGATGTGGATATCAGCAACGCAGAACGGGCACAGCTTGCAGCAGAGTCCGGAGCGGATATTCTGGTTCGTATCCATGCCAACGGTTCGGACAATACTTCGGTAGCCGGTGCGCTGACGATGGCACCGAGCACTGCCAATCCATACCTGAGCCAGGAACTGATCGCAGAGTGCCAGAAACTGTCCCAGTGTATCATCACAACCTTCTGTGCGTCCACAGGAGCCAATAATCAGGGCGTATATCAGACGGATGAGATGAGCGGACTGAACTGGTGCAGCATCCCTGCAACAATCGTTGAGATGGGTTATATGACCAACCCGGACGAAGATACCCGGATGCAGACAGCGGAATATCAGCAGCAGATGGTAACGGGAATCGCAGACGGAATTGATCAGTATTTTGCATCGTAA
- the argS gene encoding arginine--tRNA ligase, whose translation MKTIIELISNEVMTAFKEAGYDENMGKVTLSNRPDLCEYQCNGAMAGAKVYHKAPIMIAKDVVEKLADSKVLEMAEAVNPGFINLKVSGEYMAQYLEEMRNSEKMGVEEAKNPQTMILDYGGPNVAKPLHVGHLRSAIIGESIKRMGRYLGHTVIGDVHLGDWGLQMGLIITELHKRKPELVYFQENYEGEYPAEAPFTISELEEIYPAASGKSKEDEEYKAEALEATHQLQMGNRGYRALWKHILQVSVTDLKKNYANLNVDFDLWNGESSVQDTIAPMVQKLKDQGLAYEDQGAIVVDVKEESDTKEVPPCMILKSDGAALYTTTDLATIVERMEKYNPDEIMYVVDKRQEMHFVQVFRCAKKAGMVKEDTKLTFLGFGTMNGKDGKPFKTREGGVMRLENLIRDINEEMYKKIVDNRSIKEEDARATAKIVGLSAIKYGDLSNQASKDYIFDIERFTSFEGNTGPYILYTTVRIKSILNRYKEEGGNLDILKILAAGSDSEKALMLEASKFNQVITNAYEEKAPHKICSYIYELANAFNRFYHETKILAEEDQAKKESYLALLMLVKNILEACIDMLGFEAPERM comes from the coding sequence ATGAAAACAATAATCGAATTGATTTCCAATGAAGTAATGACCGCTTTTAAAGAAGCCGGTTATGATGAAAATATGGGAAAGGTTACGTTATCAAACCGACCGGACCTGTGTGAATATCAGTGTAATGGTGCTATGGCGGGTGCAAAAGTATATCATAAAGCCCCGATCATGATCGCCAAAGATGTAGTGGAAAAACTTGCCGACAGCAAGGTGCTTGAGATGGCAGAAGCTGTCAATCCGGGATTTATCAACCTGAAAGTATCCGGCGAATATATGGCACAGTATCTCGAAGAGATGAGAAACAGCGAGAAGATGGGTGTGGAGGAAGCAAAGAATCCACAGACCATGATCCTCGACTACGGCGGACCGAACGTTGCAAAACCACTGCATGTCGGACATCTGCGTTCTGCGATCATCGGTGAGAGCATCAAGAGAATGGGAAGATATCTGGGACATACAGTCATCGGTGATGTACATCTGGGAGACTGGGGATTACAGATGGGTCTGATCATCACAGAACTGCATAAGAGAAAACCGGAACTGGTGTATTTCCAGGAGAATTATGAGGGAGAATACCCGGCAGAAGCTCCGTTTACCATCAGTGAACTGGAAGAAATCTATCCGGCAGCCAGCGGAAAATCAAAAGAAGATGAGGAGTACAAGGCAGAAGCTCTGGAAGCAACGCATCAGTTACAGATGGGCAACAGAGGATATCGTGCATTATGGAAACATATTCTGCAGGTATCCGTTACCGACCTGAAGAAAAACTATGCAAATCTGAACGTAGACTTTGATCTGTGGAACGGAGAATCCAGTGTACAGGATACGATCGCACCGATGGTACAAAAACTGAAAGATCAGGGACTGGCTTACGAAGATCAGGGTGCGATTGTCGTAGATGTCAAAGAAGAGAGCGATACCAAAGAAGTACCTCCGTGTATGATCTTAAAATCAGACGGAGCAGCTCTGTATACAACCACAGACCTTGCTACTATCGTGGAACGTATGGAAAAATACAATCCGGATGAGATCATGTATGTGGTAGACAAACGCCAGGAGATGCATTTTGTTCAGGTATTCCGTTGTGCAAAGAAAGCAGGCATGGTAAAAGAAGATACCAAACTGACCTTCCTCGGTTTCGGTACGATGAACGGAAAAGACGGAAAACCGTTCAAGACAAGAGAAGGCGGCGTGATGCGTCTGGAAAACCTGATTCGCGATATCAACGAAGAGATGTATAAAAAGATCGTGGACAACCGCAGCATTAAAGAAGAAGATGCGAGAGCAACCGCAAAGATCGTAGGACTTTCCGCAATCAAATACGGTGACCTGTCCAACCAGGCATCCAAAGATTATATCTTCGATATCGAGAGATTTACTTCTTTTGAAGGAAATACCGGTCCGTATATCCTGTATACAACCGTTCGTATTAAATCCATCCTGAACAGATACAAAGAAGAAGGCGGTAATCTGGATATACTGAAGATCCTGGCAGCAGGAAGCGACAGTGAGAAAGCACTGATGCTGGAGGCATCCAAATTCAATCAGGTCATTACAAATGCCTATGAGGAGAAAGCACCGCATAAGATCTGTTCTTATATTTATGAACTGGCAAATGCATTTAACCGTTTCTATCATGAGACAAAGATTCTGGCAGAAGAGGATCAGGCAAAGAAAGAATCTTATCTGGCACTTCTGATGCTGGTAAAAAATATTCTGGAAGCATGCATCGATATGCTGGGATTTGAAGCACCGGAAAGAATGTAA
- a CDS encoding CBS domain-containing protein — protein sequence MNILFFLTPKNEVAYVENDDTLRQVLEKIEYHKYTAIPMLNKNGKYVGTVTEGDLLRYIKEKWFLNIREAEDCSISRVPLRWKYQTVDINCNMEDLVDTAMKQNFVPVLDDADNFIGIVRRSDILKYCYKQSKAGRQKQEEA from the coding sequence ATGAACATTTTATTTTTCTTAACACCAAAAAATGAAGTTGCCTATGTGGAAAATGATGACACTCTGCGTCAGGTACTTGAAAAAATTGAATATCACAAATATACTGCTATTCCGATGTTAAATAAGAACGGAAAATATGTGGGAACTGTAACAGAGGGAGATCTGCTCCGATATATCAAGGAGAAATGGTTTCTGAATATCCGGGAAGCGGAGGATTGCAGCATCAGCAGAGTACCTCTCCGATGGAAGTACCAGACAGTGGATATTAACTGTAACATGGAGGATCTGGTGGATACGGCCATGAAGCAGAACTTTGTTCCGGTGCTGGATGATGCGGATAATTTTATTGGTATTGTCCGCAGAAGTGATATTTTGAAATACTGTTATAAACAAAGCAAAGCAGGAAGACAAAAACAGGAAGAAGCATAG
- a CDS encoding ABC transporter permease has product MLENIRLAFRGIWSHKMRSFLTMLGIIIGIASIISIASTIQGTNEQIKQNLIGAGNNNVDVRLYQGESEYWMDNGLPDNISVISDEQKEQIRSLEGVESATFYNRRGYADGITYRNTSLDSGSVYGVDAEFLKTKGYVIQNGRDFVERDFKEFRKVVLLDDVAVQTLFPGDNPVGKTIELRGEPFTVVGCIRKSDAFEPVINSLEDYYTYNQNTNGIVLIPDSTWPVVYNYDEPEEVSVMASETDLMSSVGKKVEDIMNQAVTGQTGSGMIDSEEEMMDGAGSSGADSGNVSYKAADLLKTVKNLQKVSENTNKQLLWIASISLLVGGIGVMNIMLVSVTERTSEIGLKKAIGARKNRILWQFLTEAAVLTSIGGVLGVIAGVILSQVISKMSQTPVAISVPVSVLAVVFSMAIGIIFGLLPSIKAANLNPIDALRHE; this is encoded by the coding sequence ATGCTAGAAAATATCAGATTGGCCTTTCGGGGGATATGGTCTCATAAGATGCGGTCTTTTTTGACCATGCTGGGGATTATTATAGGTATCGCTTCCATCATTTCCATCGCATCTACGATTCAGGGAACCAACGAGCAGATCAAACAGAATCTGATCGGTGCAGGAAACAACAATGTGGATGTACGGCTTTACCAGGGAGAAAGTGAGTACTGGATGGACAATGGTCTGCCGGATAATATTTCCGTGATTTCCGATGAACAGAAAGAACAGATTCGCAGTCTTGAAGGGGTTGAGAGTGCGACTTTTTATAACCGCAGAGGGTATGCGGACGGAATCACCTATCGGAACACCAGCCTGGACAGTGGAAGTGTGTACGGTGTGGATGCGGAGTTTCTGAAAACAAAAGGTTATGTAATACAAAATGGAAGGGATTTTGTAGAACGCGACTTTAAAGAGTTCCGGAAAGTGGTGCTGCTTGACGATGTGGCAGTGCAGACCTTATTTCCGGGAGACAATCCGGTGGGAAAAACCATAGAACTCCGTGGGGAACCATTTACCGTGGTCGGTTGTATCCGCAAGTCAGATGCTTTCGAACCGGTGATCAACAGTCTGGAAGATTACTATACGTATAATCAGAATACCAACGGAATCGTGCTGATTCCGGACAGTACCTGGCCGGTTGTCTATAATTATGATGAGCCGGAAGAAGTCAGCGTGATGGCTAGTGAGACAGACCTGATGAGTTCTGTAGGAAAAAAAGTGGAGGACATTATGAATCAGGCGGTAACCGGACAGACCGGTTCCGGTATGATTGATTCTGAAGAGGAAATGATGGACGGTGCCGGCAGCAGTGGTGCTGACAGTGGCAACGTCTCTTATAAGGCGGCGGATCTGTTGAAAACAGTTAAGAACCTGCAGAAAGTCAGTGAAAACACCAACAAACAGCTGCTTTGGATCGCAAGTATCTCTCTTCTGGTCGGAGGTATCGGTGTTATGAATATTATGCTTGTATCCGTTACGGAACGTACCAGTGAGATCGGTCTGAAAAAAGCAATCGGAGCGAGAAAAAACAGGATCTTGTGGCAGTTTCTTACAGAAGCTGCTGTGCTGACCAGTATCGGAGGGGTTCTTGGAGTAATCGCCGGAGTGATCCTGTCACAGGTGATATCGAAGATGTCTCAGACTCCGGTGGCAATCAGCGTACCTGTCAGTGTACTGGCTGTAGTATTTTCTATGGCAATCGGTATTATCTTCGGTTTGCTTCCATCCATTAAGGCAGCAAATCTGAATCCAATCGATGCACTTCGTCACGAGTAG
- a CDS encoding ABC transporter ATP-binding protein, giving the protein MILELKDICKDYLQGKMVIPVLKHIDFQMEQGEYVAIMGPSGSGKTTLMNIVGCLDQATSGQLFLDGQDISKCTENEMSDLRLKKIGFVFQNFQLLSRQTALENVELPLTYAGVAKKERRERALQALTRVGLEDRVNFQPNQLSGGQKQRVAIARALVNRPKILLADEPTGALDSTSGEQVMELFQSLNDEGVSVLMITHDSEIAAKAQRKVIIRDGIMKKEEQP; this is encoded by the coding sequence GTGATTCTTGAGTTAAAAGATATCTGCAAAGATTACCTTCAGGGAAAAATGGTGATTCCGGTTCTGAAACATATTGATTTTCAGATGGAACAGGGAGAATATGTGGCCATTATGGGACCTTCCGGTTCCGGTAAGACAACACTGATGAATATTGTAGGATGTCTGGATCAGGCGACTTCCGGCCAGCTTTTTTTGGACGGGCAGGATATCAGCAAATGTACGGAAAATGAAATGTCAGATCTGAGACTGAAAAAGATTGGGTTTGTTTTCCAGAACTTTCAGTTGTTGTCGAGACAGACCGCACTGGAAAATGTGGAACTGCCACTGACCTATGCGGGAGTTGCGAAAAAAGAGCGACGGGAACGGGCACTGCAGGCACTGACCCGTGTAGGACTGGAAGACAGAGTGAATTTTCAGCCGAATCAGCTTTCCGGTGGACAAAAACAGAGAGTAGCGATTGCCAGAGCACTGGTTAACCGGCCGAAGATCCTTCTGGCAGATGAGCCGACCGGTGCCCTGGACAGTACTTCCGGAGAACAGGTTATGGAACTGTTTCAGAGCCTGAACGATGAAGGAGTAAGCGTATTGATGATCACCCATGACAGCGAGATTGCAGCGAAAGCACAGAGAAAAGTAATTATCCGCGACGGCATAATGAAAAAGGAGGAGCAGCCATGA
- a CDS encoding efflux RND transporter periplasmic adaptor subunit, producing the protein MKKKKIILIGAAVAAVVVIGIGARTLFGRTSSDESTENVVYVNSVDNLMNPGSGNGAVNRFAGVVETQKQVDIQQSQDKTVKDIYVEVGQEVSKGDPLFSYDTEKSQEDLEKAKLELERIDNNIGNKQNEIAALEKEKRSAGNDAQLDYTMQIQSAQMELKQSEYEKKSKQVEIQKLQDSIENCQVTSEIDGVVKSINNGNQDSYSYSGDSQAFMSIIAMGDFRIKCKVNEQNIASVTPGQAVIIHSRVDDSVTWKGTMGAVDTENPGNDSNNGYYFSSGDGSTQSNSYPFYIELDSSEGLMLGQHVYVEADYGQSEEKAGIWLDESFICDADTDSPYVWVDDGKGKLEKRSVTLGQHDDELFQYEIADGLSKDDMITYPEDGLKEGMKTAVGSNGQMGQSNPVTDGDDMDLSNEDYSEKDGSGSDLSDENVDGVDSGETNQEDLTEDGMQQNESNADGSEDVIGGTEDAQ; encoded by the coding sequence ATGAAGAAAAAGAAAATTATTCTTATCGGAGCAGCTGTTGCAGCCGTTGTGGTAATCGGAATCGGTGCGCGGACATTGTTCGGCAGAACATCATCGGATGAAAGTACGGAAAATGTAGTATATGTAAACAGCGTAGATAATCTGATGAATCCGGGAAGTGGTAACGGGGCAGTGAATCGCTTTGCCGGTGTGGTAGAAACACAGAAACAGGTGGACATTCAGCAGAGTCAGGATAAAACAGTAAAAGATATTTATGTGGAAGTCGGACAGGAAGTATCCAAGGGAGATCCGTTATTCTCTTATGATACAGAAAAATCACAGGAAGACCTGGAAAAAGCAAAGCTGGAGCTGGAACGGATCGATAACAATATCGGAAATAAACAAAATGAGATTGCTGCACTGGAAAAGGAAAAAAGGAGTGCAGGAAATGATGCACAGCTTGACTATACAATGCAGATCCAGAGTGCCCAGATGGAACTGAAACAGAGCGAATATGAAAAGAAAAGCAAACAGGTGGAGATTCAGAAATTACAGGACTCCATCGAGAACTGTCAGGTTACCAGTGAGATTGATGGTGTAGTCAAATCCATCAATAACGGAAATCAGGACAGTTATTCTTATTCAGGAGACAGCCAGGCATTCATGTCCATAATTGCAATGGGAGATTTTCGAATTAAATGTAAGGTAAACGAACAGAATATCGCATCTGTAACACCGGGGCAGGCTGTAATCATACATTCCAGAGTAGATGATTCTGTCACCTGGAAAGGAACGATGGGTGCAGTAGATACAGAAAATCCGGGCAACGATTCCAATAATGGCTATTATTTCAGCAGCGGTGACGGATCCACCCAGTCCAATTCCTATCCGTTCTATATAGAACTGGATTCTTCTGAGGGGCTGATGCTTGGACAGCATGTTTATGTGGAAGCCGATTACGGACAGAGTGAGGAAAAGGCGGGTATCTGGCTGGATGAATCTTTCATCTGTGATGCAGATACGGACAGCCCATATGTTTGGGTTGACGATGGAAAAGGAAAACTGGAGAAGCGTTCTGTGACGCTGGGACAGCATGATGATGAACTTTTCCAGTATGAGATTGCAGATGGACTGAGTAAAGATGATATGATCACTTATCCGGAAGACGGATTAAAAGAAGGCATGAAGACTGCAGTGGGAAGCAACGGTCAGATGGGGCAGAGCAACCCGGTGACGGATGGAGACGATATGGATCTTTCGAATGAAGATTACTCAGAAAAAGATGGTTCCGGCAGTGATCTTTCTGATGAGAATGTGGATGGAGTGGATTCCGGCGAGACGAATCAGGAAGATCTCACAGAAGACGGGATGCAGCAGAATGAGTCAAATGCTGATGGCAGCGAAGATGTCATCGGAGGAACGGAGGATGCACAGTGA
- a CDS encoding DUF1294 domain-containing protein: MTLTGILSYLAVINLTGFAAFGIDKYKAIHHKWRIRESALFAIAILGGSVGCLIGMRVFHHKTLHPSFRIGIPMILIVELIAGCVCVYTIRNHTPYRQDPVKVVRHELSSLSHRKESDIAKTLNVHDVFPSADNKQSVSSDITSVFADFFHDFSYHIRDFSEQGNSASVTVSLTTPDGKTLAKEYSRQVMIKQIQNSASPASVDFSLEDCYLLLGNVLKNNDYKSITSDYTITLTRSGKVWNIDSPKSLSAAVTGNFSTYVADASLFSPSEIIAIHLDTLKAFDTEQLNRYLALDFLFNSEDTSSRSVVKAIASQLLNCLDYSITSELLSEDGMDASVDLNLTSCDFSSVVYSYQEQYTAYLASSQALEDGTEGRQTHATALLTDCIATSTQTTTTPVTIHLNNDSKNWRITKSDEITTALLGNLEEALTTILTQPES; the protein is encoded by the coding sequence ATGACACTTACCGGTATTCTTTCTTATCTGGCCGTTATCAATCTGACCGGCTTTGCCGCTTTTGGCATCGACAAATACAAAGCTATCCATCATAAATGGCGGATCCGGGAATCCGCACTGTTTGCCATCGCTATCCTTGGTGGAAGTGTCGGTTGTCTCATCGGTATGCGTGTATTTCATCACAAAACCCTGCATCCTTCTTTCCGGATCGGGATTCCTATGATTCTCATTGTGGAACTGATCGCCGGATGTGTGTGTGTTTATACCATCCGCAATCATACGCCATACCGGCAGGATCCTGTCAAAGTAGTTCGTCACGAACTTTCCTCTCTGTCCCACCGGAAAGAATCTGACATTGCAAAAACACTTAATGTCCATGATGTTTTCCCGTCTGCTGACAATAAACAGTCCGTATCTTCCGATATCACCTCTGTATTTGCTGATTTCTTTCATGATTTTTCATATCATATCAGAGATTTCTCGGAACAGGGGAATTCAGCTTCGGTCACTGTTTCCCTTACCACACCTGACGGTAAAACACTGGCAAAAGAATACTCCCGCCAGGTAATGATCAAACAGATTCAGAACTCTGCAAGTCCTGCTTCCGTAGATTTTTCTCTGGAAGACTGCTATCTGCTTCTTGGCAATGTTCTAAAAAACAATGATTATAAAAGCATTACCTCTGACTATACGATCACCCTCACCCGATCCGGAAAAGTCTGGAACATTGATTCCCCGAAAAGCCTGTCTGCTGCAGTAACCGGAAACTTTTCCACTTACGTGGCCGATGCTTCCCTGTTTTCCCCCTCTGAGATCATCGCGATCCATCTGGATACTCTGAAAGCTTTCGACACCGAACAATTAAACCGTTATCTGGCACTGGACTTCCTCTTCAATTCCGAAGATACTTCGAGCCGTTCCGTTGTCAAAGCCATCGCCAGTCAGCTTCTGAACTGCCTGGACTACTCCATCACGTCGGAACTCCTGTCTGAAGACGGTATGGATGCCTCTGTAGATCTGAATCTGACCAGTTGCGATTTTTCTTCTGTTGTATACTCCTATCAGGAACAATACACCGCCTACCTGGCGTCCTCCCAGGCTCTGGAAGACGGAACCGAAGGCCGCCAGACCCACGCCACCGCTCTCCTGACAGACTGTATCGCCACCAGCACTCAAACCACCACCACCCCTGTAACCATCCACCTGAACAACGACAGCAAAAACTGGCGCATCACCAAAAGCGACGAAATCACAACCGCCCTCCTTGGAAACCTGGAAGAAGCCCTCACCACTATTCTCACGCAGCCGGAAAGCTGA
- the aspS gene encoding aspartate--tRNA ligase, producing the protein MAESMKGLKRTHRCTEISTANIGETVTLMGWVQKSRNKGGIIFVDLRDRSGIVQLIFENGSIDAKGFEKATKLRSEFVIAVTGVVEARSGAVNNNLKTGEIEVRANGLRILAEAETPPFPIEENSKTKEDLRLKYRFLDLRRPDIQRNLMMRSQVTTLIRQFMANEGFLEIETPMLTKSTPEGARDYLVPSRIHPGNFYALPQSPQLFKQLLMCSGYDRYIQIARCFRDEDLRADRQPEFTQIDMELSFVDVDDVIDVNERLLAYLFKQVLDVDVKLPIQRMTWQDAMDRFGSDKPDLRFGMELQNVSEVVRGCEFAVFKNALEAGGTVRGINAKGQGSMPRKKIDKLVEFAKDYGAKGLAYIAIHEDGTVKSSFAKFMTEDEMNRLVEAMDGQAGDLLLFAADKNKVVWDVLGALRLELARQMNLLDSSEYRFVWITEFPLLEWSDEENRFKAMHHPFTMPMEEDLQYIDSDPGRVRAKAYDIVLNGTEIGGGSVRIHQDDIQEKMFEVLGFTKEKAYEQFGFLLTAFKYGVPPHAGLAYGLDRLVMLMAKQESIRDVIAFPKVKDASCLMTEAPNLVDEKQLEELGIAIRSEE; encoded by the coding sequence ATGGCAGAGTCAATGAAAGGGTTAAAACGGACCCATCGTTGTACCGAGATTTCCACAGCAAATATCGGAGAAACCGTAACACTGATGGGATGGGTACAGAAGAGCAGAAATAAAGGCGGTATTATTTTCGTAGATTTAAGAGACCGTTCCGGTATCGTACAGCTGATTTTTGAAAATGGCAGCATCGATGCGAAAGGATTCGAAAAAGCAACGAAACTGAGAAGTGAGTTTGTTATTGCAGTGACCGGTGTGGTAGAAGCACGTTCCGGTGCGGTAAACAATAACTTAAAAACCGGTGAGATCGAAGTTCGTGCAAACGGACTGCGTATTCTTGCAGAGGCAGAGACACCGCCGTTCCCGATCGAAGAGAACAGCAAGACAAAAGAAGATCTGCGTCTGAAATACCGTTTCCTGGATCTGAGAAGACCGGATATTCAGAGAAACCTGATGATGCGTTCTCAGGTAACAACACTGATCCGTCAGTTTATGGCAAATGAGGGATTTCTGGAGATTGAAACTCCGATGCTGACAAAGAGTACACCGGAAGGCGCAAGAGATTACCTGGTTCCGAGCCGTATCCATCCGGGTAACTTCTACGCACTGCCACAGTCTCCACAGCTGTTCAAACAGCTGCTGATGTGCTCCGGCTATGACCGTTATATCCAGATCGCACGCTGCTTCCGTGATGAGGACCTTCGTGCAGACCGTCAGCCGGAATTTACACAGATCGATATGGAGCTGTCTTTCGTAGATGTAGACGATGTCATCGATGTAAATGAGCGCCTGCTGGCTTACCTGTTCAAACAGGTACTGGATGTGGATGTGAAACTGCCGATTCAGAGAATGACCTGGCAGGATGCGATGGATCGTTTTGGCTCTGACAAACCAGATCTGCGTTTTGGTATGGAACTGCAGAATGTATCTGAGGTTGTTCGCGGATGTGAATTTGCTGTATTCAAGAATGCACTGGAAGCAGGCGGAACTGTCCGTGGTATCAATGCCAAGGGACAGGGCAGTATGCCGAGAAAGAAAATTGACAAATTGGTTGAGTTTGCAAAAGACTATGGTGCAAAGGGTCTGGCTTATATCGCCATTCATGAAGACGGAACTGTAAAATCTTCTTTCGCAAAATTCATGACAGAAGACGAGATGAACCGTCTGGTAGAAGCCATGGACGGACAGGCTGGTGATCTTTTGTTGTTTGCTGCTGATAAAAATAAAGTTGTCTGGGATGTACTTGGGGCACTGCGTCTGGAACTGGCGCGTCAGATGAATCTTCTGGACAGCAGTGAATATCGTTTTGTATGGATCACAGAATTTCCTCTGCTGGAGTGGTCTGATGAGGAAAACCGTTTCAAAGCGATGCATCATCCATTTACCATGCCGATGGAAGAGGATCTGCAGTATATCGACAGCGATCCTGGCCGTGTACGTGCAAAAGCTTATGATATCGTACTGAACGGTACTGAGATCGGTGGCGGTAGTGTGCGTATCCATCAGGATGATATTCAGGAGAAAATGTTTGAGGTTCTTGGATTTACCAAGGAAAAAGCCTACGAACAGTTTGGTTTCCTGCTGACAGCATTCAAGTATGGTGTTCCGCCTCATGCCGGTCTGGCTTATGGTCTGGATCGTCTGGTTATGCTGATGGCAAAACAGGAGAGTATCCGTGATGTAATTGCATTCCCGAAGGTGAAGGATGCGTCCTGTCTGATGACAGAGGCACCGAACCTGGTGGATGAGAAACAGCTGGAGGAGCTGGGGATTGCGATTCGCAGTGAGGAATAA